The following is a genomic window from Episyrphus balteatus chromosome 1, idEpiBalt1.1, whole genome shotgun sequence.
aatcaaaaaaaacaatttcgattttttttttgacccaccctaatgtgtaTATTGTATATTCCTATATCATTGAAACTCCAAGTTTTAGAAGCTGATACTCACTTCACTTTCAGGcatttcttttcttaaataacataatttctttattattttcagggtttgtttatctaagcgagtcaaaagttttggaagtttttttttggaaaaatccgcccactgccacccccacttttttaacatataagttttttcggaaagggctctaacgattttgatgaaattttcagggtttgtatATTCTAAGTGAGTCAAAAGTTTggaaagtatttttggaaaaatccgcccactgccacgcccacttttttaacatggaatttttttggtaacaactaaggatttcgatgaaattttgagggtttggTCCCCTAGCcgaataaaatgttttggaaGTACTTTTAGAAATATCCGCCCGCAGCGTTTTTTGGGTAATtgctttaaagatttcgatgaaattttgagggttttttcctctaggcaaatacaacattttggaagtattttctcttacattagttttttttttcgcggagacagattcaacaatttcaataaaattttgaggaatgattccattttttatgcattgttctttttctttttgttacaataacttaacaaaattttttagatcatgacttttttgatcatgtattgaaacttttaagtaatttgttaatttggtaTCACATATTATCTTTGTTTtacgtttttcttttgttttaatgcgactattgttaacgtataaaaataaaataactcacaACAAGCAACACCATTGACCTAATGTCAATCTTATAATACATATAtacctaagtaaaaaaaataaagaagtaaaGCATCCtctgatacaaaataaaacagagacagggataaaaaatagtatttcttcatactaagctttgccgacaaggctaaacttgaaaaaaatattaactttatgTACACCATCCACTGacccgtaaattaaaattttaacaaaaagggatctcattgctgtaggcattttcgataatgcagattcctgtaacccttctatcCATTGCTGATCGTcgtaaataaactggattataaagtgggaatgtggtgttttgtaacccgcgaaaaaactgATCATTGCTaactcaaacccactccaaaaaattgctgtttacatttgacttttttttactgaaagttataacatttaaagataccgagcaaagctcggtcacccaggtacttTTACTaattcgtttaaaattttgcgccaattattttaagttttgctttttttctaatttcttgTGTAATTTCATTATTCGTACAAATAATTAAACCTaaagcttgaattttaaatgcttATCCGGTACAATAGTCTTAAACCACAGGAAAGTAATATGATACAGTctgacattaaaaataaaattatatagcATATAGGTATACGAGTATGTTCAATTTGATAGAACGAAacgataaatgaatgaaatctTAAATAACTTTGTTAAAaagatgaacttttttttatcacatttttaaaatgagaaTCGCTACTGCTGAATTTGAGATTCAACAAAATTCCAAGAATAAATTCCATTCGAGTTTAAACAAACTCAAACATGCTGAAAATATGTTTCCATATCATAATGCTGAATTAAAATTGTCTAccataaattatgaaaaaaacattgcattccacttttttgtttatggttgcgTGCAGATAAAAATTGCATCGTTGAAGCTGTGCACCTGATATGATACTTATTTACACATTATCCCACATTTGAAcaagcaaactttttttttaaaaaagaaatacaaaattgtaatttatctaATTAAATTCAggtttgtcgttttttttttttatctccatATAATTGTTGGTCGAATGCACATGCACATGCTCGCATTGCACAATCCACAATGTGAAACCAACAATTacagaaattcatttttaattcccattttatttttaatatttattactCGTGCAGCCTCCAATTATCCATTTATCATATTTTAATCGCATCTTGTCATTTCATCTTAAATTTGCAGCACATACCAAATAAATTCCTCAACTTACTGGAAAACTGCTCTGACTCAGTACTTCAATTCGAAGATGAAAAACTCTTGGCAGCTGGACGTGAAATAATTCCAATTGAAGAACTTACACAAAAAGCTTCTGAAAAACTAACTGCCATTCAAGAAGATCTAGCTTCTGGAGCAAGCACCGAAAAAGAACCTTGTATTCGTGACCTGCTCCTAGTGGAACTAGTGAACTGGTTCAATACGGAATTATTCGAATGGGTCAATAATTTGCCATGCAAAGTGTGTGGCAGTGAAGAGATGAAACTCCGCCGTACTCAAATCGAGGACGGTGTTCGAGTTGAAGTTGGAATTTGTTGTGGTCAGGAGACCAAATTCTACAGATACAACGACATATCCAATCTGTTAGCCACACGCAGAGGCAGATGTGGAGAGTATGCAACATGTTTTACATTCATATGCCGATGTTTGGACTATGATGCCAGATTGGTGTATTCGTTCTTTGATCATGTGTGGACTGAAGTATGATGAAtagcattttgttttgttatttaacttttttgattcgAAGAATCATCATAATATACTTAGGTCTATTCAGAGAGCCAATTGAGATGGTTGCATGTTGATCCGTCGGAAAATGTTGTTGATTCACCTCTAATGTATCAGCATGGTTGGAAGAGGGAAATTGATTATGTTATTGCTTACTCAAAAGATGACATTCAAGATGTTACTTGGAGGTATACAAATAATCATCAAGAGgtaatgattttttaatttgtttttttttttttttttttaaacgatctAACGAgtataattattttgtatttaaggtGATTAAATTAAGAAAACGTTGTACAGAAAAGGATCTTATCAATACACTGGTAACATTGAGACACAAGCGTCAAGCTAAACTACCAGAAGAACGAAAAAAGTATCTCAGCCAAAGGGATATGTTGGAGTTAATACAAATGACAGTTCAAAGGTAAATAAGTCtctgattttgttgttgttttaaaaaacaatgaaatttcttttttctttaggCATCCAACAGAAGCTGAATTGAAAGGCAGAAGCTCTGGAAGCTTAGCATGGAGACAGTCAAGAGGCGAAACTACATTTAATAATGTAAGTGCATACCTTTATTCTATTGATTGTTGGCAAATAATGATGTTGACTCCCTCTTCGATAACCACACTGTTCTATAAAATACGACTTTCTTCAGTTAGTATTTAACCTCTTCATTTCCGTGAACATACTACGAAAACAATAACCTTAATTCCCCTGAAATTTTTATTCTCGTACGAGAGCTATTAAAGTTCCGAGTTTTTAAACATCATCAGGATACAATTAGCCATGATACCCAATAACtagaaataaaaaacgttgccaACAATagcttcaattaattttgtaaagtcTCAAAATTACTGAATCCTGAACCTGCAGGGGAATTTAGTTTCCctcggaatatttttttccctcggAATTTTTTATGCGCTCTTGAATCTATTTTCAGGGAACAAAAATTCTATGAAATTACAGCTAATATTGCCAATAccaataaattccgagggaaactTTTCATGATTATTTTCGTTCCCATGTTTAAAACATGGGAAACACTctgagtaaaatttttattcacatAGCCCCCATTATGAATGTGGCTATCGGAGCAACCACCCATTCTTGATTTCGATTGAATGGAAATTGAAATTCGATTTGTCTTCCAAAACTTCAACAGTTTTCTGAAGTAATTGTTTTATTAAGTGAGTTACTAATTTTTGTAATcctcaaagaagaaaaatggaattaaaatgTGTGTAAAAAGATTTACTAGTTTTTGTGAAtctcaaagaaaattaaattaaaattctcaagacgaaaaaattctcaaaacagATAAGAAAATTTAACTCCAAAACACCTTAATTTGCTTTCGAGTTGTGAGTGAACTTCTTATTTGTTCAATCttgaaaatgttaaaagaattatcaaaaataaCACTAGGAATGATTGTTTTCCATTGAACATTTTAACCCTTAGCAATCAATTTTCTATTGCTGCAAAATAATGAAACGAGTACTGACCAataatttgtgatttttttttttcaattcattaaaatagaattttcggaTTTTGGAGCCCTTTTTTGATATTTGGACACAgattgaaaaaagtttgaatatTTGCATTTATATTTCCGATCATATAAATCAATAATAAGTGTACAAAtcatttttcaataattcaacgaaaagaattatttttgtataatgttTATCAATAGAAAAGaaatacacatacaccacagtgacccaataGTTTGCATGTGAATAGGTCATTTCAATAATCTCATAAGTCACTGTAAAAAATCTGGTGGAATCAATGAAAACTGTTTCATTCATAAATAAACTGTATTGTTATGATTTATGAAGTTCACGTTTTAAGCAGGGAAatgcaatttaagtttttaatatcAGCCGCTGCTCCACTGCGAAACTGTCACTTcgtttacaaaattttctatcggtggacaaaataatgaaattgtttttttttttaatgataatacAGGAGGCGAAGCAAAAAATAAGTTACCGGTTTGTTTTGCCTTTGAAAAATGTTCTTCTGCTTACACCGCTTTATTGTCATAGCATTCTTAGTTTCAGGTTCTGTAGTCTTGTTGgactttttttatcttttttttattttttgttattctatCCTCTATTCCTGTTACTACATCCTCTATTTAATGCAGCTTTGTATACAGTACACGCGAGCTTTACATTTCCGTTAACTGATAAATACGACTCAGCTCTTTGGGTTCTTTCTAGCTTTCCATTTGCCAACATCTCATGTCTCCACCATTTCATGCTTATGTAGGATAAAGTGCTTTTCCTTCAACATTTTATATATTGTTTTATGGATGTTGcttattttcttttaagatATTTGTATTTGAACCAAACGAAACCGAAATTCGAGAGAAACAACTTAATGTGAGATATTCCTGCGTCACAGATACTTACGAAAGATATATAAAAGGTATGTTAATCTTTCTACTTTACATTAACGTTAAAATGTATatgataattttgaaaaaaaaaaaaaaactttagataGATCAAATGTATCAGTAATCGAAACGTACAAAACATGGCAAAGCGCTCAATTCTCCTCGAAGAATATTTCGAGAAAAGTCGAAAGGGACTGGAAAATGGTCTATTTAGCTAGACAAggtaaatat
Proteins encoded in this region:
- the LOC129907176 gene encoding peptide-N(4)-(N-acetyl-beta-glucosaminyl)asparagine amidase, encoding MRSINSNSLMAIERNSRESYLEAVRILLILLDNVIREPNNPKYRAIRLENRTIREKLLSLAGVTDLLREIGFIRTQSEYVLPESTVLDNIKQYREVIKSRVDNFVEKAITIPSTSNNETMTRSNEQNKVVDSAAPSTTTMLDNRRTFIVPSVPYRQRIAFPTVVHIPNKFLNLLENCSDSVLQFEDEKLLAAGREIIPIEELTQKASEKLTAIQEDLASGASTEKEPCIRDLLLVELVNWFNTELFEWVNNLPCKVCGSEEMKLRRTQIEDGVRVEVGICCGQETKFYRYNDISNLLATRRGRCGEYATCFTFICRCLDYDARLVYSFFDHVWTEVYSESQLRWLHVDPSENVVDSPLMYQHGWKREIDYVIAYSKDDIQDVTWRYTNNHQEVIKLRKRCTEKDLINTLVTLRHKRQAKLPEERKKYLSQRDMLELIQMTVQRHPTEAELKGRSSGSLAWRQSRGETTFNNIFVFEPNETEIREKQLNVRYSCVTDTYERYIKDRSNVSVIETYKTWQSAQFSSKNISRKVERDWKMVYLARQEGSDTAELVWKFDFTKTNLKIKDFTLHLDKKTFGDGAIDVIVRNAEGSKEVIGSKDLVITALLSGGKGDVAWQHTQLFRQSLSSKEYPFDLNVEFCS